A stretch of Carya illinoinensis cultivar Pawnee chromosome 14, C.illinoinensisPawnee_v1, whole genome shotgun sequence DNA encodes these proteins:
- the LOC122293290 gene encoding uncharacterized protein LOC122293290 isoform X1, with protein sequence MKNTNTEQETESAIVINGLSISINGGSTKLRRPIIKIVALGFDEKFIRTWKYYFEYCPAGFKSCTLGVYQVFRDIISRLLSLDSSKDWRMYIKDWWTYTMHSKFQIHDGRTLRNSYVMPSHLPAGGVIGSILVVVCLFWVDLVEEELPMKEMVGKLTTNIM encoded by the exons ATGAAAAACACAAACACAGAGCAGGAAACAGAGTCTGCGATAGTTATTAATGG GCTATCCATTTCGATTAATGGAGGATCCACCAAACTGCGACGACCCATCAT CAAAATCGTAGCTCTTggctttgatgaaaaatttataaggaCATGGAAATATTACTTTGAATATTGTCCAGCTGGTTTTAAGTCTTGTACACTCGGAGTCTATCAG GTATTCAGAGATATCATTTCTCGGCTTCTATCCCTG GATTCTTCAAAGGATTGGCGGATGTATATAAAGGACTGGTGGACGTATACAATG CATTCAAAATTCCAAATCCATGATGGGCGCACTTTGAGAAATTCTTATGTCATGCCTTCTCACCTTCCAGCTGGTGGAGTTATTGGATCAATCTTGGTGGTCGTTTGCTTGTTTTGGGTTGATCTGGTAGAAGAAGAACtacccatgaaagaaatggtcgGAAAGTTAACGACAAACATAAtgtaa
- the LOC122293290 gene encoding uncharacterized protein LOC122293290 isoform X2 — protein MKNTNTEQETESAIVINGKIVALGFDEKFIRTWKYYFEYCPAGFKSCTLGVYQVFRDIISRLLSLDSSKDWRMYIKDWWTYTMHSKFQIHDGRTLRNSYVMPSHLPAGGVIGSILVVVCLFWVDLVEEELPMKEMVGKLTTNIM, from the exons ATGAAAAACACAAACACAGAGCAGGAAACAGAGTCTGCGATAGTTATTAATGG CAAAATCGTAGCTCTTggctttgatgaaaaatttataaggaCATGGAAATATTACTTTGAATATTGTCCAGCTGGTTTTAAGTCTTGTACACTCGGAGTCTATCAG GTATTCAGAGATATCATTTCTCGGCTTCTATCCCTG GATTCTTCAAAGGATTGGCGGATGTATATAAAGGACTGGTGGACGTATACAATG CATTCAAAATTCCAAATCCATGATGGGCGCACTTTGAGAAATTCTTATGTCATGCCTTCTCACCTTCCAGCTGGTGGAGTTATTGGATCAATCTTGGTGGTCGTTTGCTTGTTTTGGGTTGATCTGGTAGAAGAAGAACtacccatgaaagaaatggtcgGAAAGTTAACGACAAACATAAtgtaa
- the LOC122293290 gene encoding uncharacterized protein LOC122293290 isoform X3: MKNTNTEQETESAIVINGLSISINGGSTKLRRPIIKIVALGFDEKFIRTWKYYFEYCPAGFKSCTLGVYQVFRDIISRLLSLDSSKDWRMYIKDWWTYTMLVELLDQSWWSFACFGLIW, translated from the exons ATGAAAAACACAAACACAGAGCAGGAAACAGAGTCTGCGATAGTTATTAATGG GCTATCCATTTCGATTAATGGAGGATCCACCAAACTGCGACGACCCATCAT CAAAATCGTAGCTCTTggctttgatgaaaaatttataaggaCATGGAAATATTACTTTGAATATTGTCCAGCTGGTTTTAAGTCTTGTACACTCGGAGTCTATCAG GTATTCAGAGATATCATTTCTCGGCTTCTATCCCTG GATTCTTCAAAGGATTGGCGGATGTATATAAAGGACTGGTGGACGTATACAATG CTGGTGGAGTTATTGGATCAATCTTGGTGGTCGTTTGCTTGTTTTGGGTTGATCTGGTAG